The Oncorhynchus tshawytscha isolate Ot180627B linkage group LG12, Otsh_v2.0, whole genome shotgun sequence genome includes a window with the following:
- the LOC112262729 gene encoding potassium voltage-gated channel subfamily V member 2-like, whose amino-acid sequence MGSTGRMLNLWNRRQSLFPNYKVTGPSAELRRPSEDSTLPFTKDSCIKEWNSMQELSKDIYDIYSEYEDEEDEKPLALLSRLASPTKNYNLNINVGGKSYQIAYRLAARYPKTRIGRLATYTDHNKKLDLCDDYQVKKNEYFFDRDPEIFNNIFTFYRTGVLWIKDELCPRNFLEEINYWGVRIKNTHRCCRISFEERQDEINEQLNIQRELEAEVEIEENEELFQDMFMGHNRRVIWNLMEKPFSSVPAKLMALVSSLFVLVSLVAMTLNTVEDMQYKTPSGQLSGKTYCEFVESLCIAFFTMEYLLRLVSTPDLQTFARSMLNTVDLIAILPQYLQLALECFENNDYVKHEHDMRTVGQVGKLGQVLRIMRLMRIFRILKLARHSTGLRAFGFTLRQCYQQVGCLFLFIAMGIFAFSAMVYTVEHDVPQTNFTSIPHAWWWAAVSISTVGYGDMYPETILGRLFAFFCISFGIILNGLPISILFNKFSDYYAKLKSHEYTANMKNRGKIRFAKRTAMKISLCCGVGHTT is encoded by the exons ATGGGAAGCACCGGGAGGATGCTCAACCTTTGGAACAGGAGGCAGAGCCTCTTCCCTAACTACAAAGTCACCGGGCCTAGTGCTGAACTTAGAAGACCCTCAGAAGACAGCACCCTTCCATTCACCAAGGACAGCTGTATAAAAGAGTGGAATTCCATGCAGGAACTGAGCAAGGACATTTATGACATCTACTCTGAGTatgaggatgaggaagatgaGAAGCCGTTGGCTCTTCTTTCAAGGCTGGCTTCACCCACCAAGAATTACAATCTCAACATCAATGTTGGGGGGAAGTCCTATCAGATAGCTTACCGGTTGGCGGCCAGGTACCCCAAAACTAGGATAGGGCGGCTTGCCACCTATACAGACCACAACAAGAAACTGGACCTGTGTGACGATTACCAAGTCAAGAAAAATGAGTACTTCTTCGACAGGGACCCAGAGATTTTCAACAACATCTTCACCTTCTACAGAACTGGGGTGCTGTGGATAAAAGATGAGCTGTGTCCCAGAAACTTTCTGGAGGAGATCAACTACTGGGGCGTGAGGATCAAGAACACCCACCGCTGCTGCCGGATTTCCTTTGAGGAGCGACAGGACGAAATAAACGAGCAGCTGAACATCCAGAGAGAGCTGGAGGCCGAGGTGGAGATCGAGGAGAATGAGGAGCTGTTTCAGGACATGTTCATGGGCCATAACCGCAGAGTGATCTGGAACCTAATGGAAAAACCTTTCTCATCTGTCCCTGCCAAGCTCATGGCCTTGGTCTCCAGCCTGTTTGTCCTGGTATCCCTGGTGGCCATGACACTCAACACAGTAGAGGATATGCAGTACAAGACTCCCTCTGGCCAATTGAGCGGGAAGACCTACTGTGAATTTGTGGAGTCTCTGTGCATTGCTTTTTTCACCATGGAGTATCTGCTCAGGCTGGTGTCCACACCTGACCTCCAGACTTTCGCCAGGAGCATGCTCAACACGGTGGACCTGATCGCTATTCTACCTCAGTACCTGCAGCTGGCTTTGGAGTGCTTTGAAAACAATGACTACGTGAAGCACGAACATGACATGAGGACAGTTGGGCAGGTGGGGAAGCTGGGCCAGGTGTTGCGGATTATGCGGCTGATGCGTATATTTCGTATCTTGAAGCTGGCGCGCCACTCCACCGGACTGAGGGCGTTTGGCTTCACACTCCGCCAGTGCTACCAGCAGGTGGGCTGCCTCTTCCTCTTCATTGCCATGGGAATCTTCGCCTTCTCTGCCATGGTCTACACTGTGGAGCATGACGTGCCCCAAACCAACTTCACAAGCATCCCCCATGCATGGTGGTGGGCTGCT GTGAGCATCTCCACCGTGGGCTATGGAGACATGTATCCAGAGACCATCCTGGGGCGTCTCTTTGCTTTCTTCTGTATTTCCTTTGGAATCATACTGAACGGACTGCCCATCTCCATCCTCTTCAACAAGTTCTCAGACTACTACGCCAAACTGAAATCCCACGAGTATACCGCAAACATGAAGAACCGGGGGAAAATTAGGTTTGCCAAAAGGACAGCAATGAAGATCTCACTTTGTTGTGGAGTAGGACACACTACATGA
- the LOC112262728 gene encoding purpurin: MDFHMLALVVVLLAGLEQSWAASCVVDSFNVKEDFDPKRYAGKWYALQKKDPEGLFLQDNISAEYTIGDDGSMVAASKGRVTLFGFWVVCADMAAQYTVPDSANPGKMFMNYQGLASYLSSGGDNYWVIDTDYDNYAITYACRTLKDDGSCEDGYSLIFSRNPRGLPPAIQRSIRAKQEEICMAGQFEPVLQSGAC; this comes from the exons ATGGACTTCCATATGCTGGCCCTTGTGGTGGTGCTCCTGGCAGGTCTGGAGCAGAGTTGGGCTGCCTCCTGTGTGGTGGACAGCTTCAATGTCAAGGAGGACTTTGACCCCAAgaga TACGCAGGGAAGTGGTACGCTCTGCAGAAGAAGGACCCTGAGGGACTGTTCCTCCAGGACAACATCTCAGCTGAGTACACCATCGGTGACGACGGCTCCATGGTCGCCGCCTCCAAGGGACGTGTCACACTTTTTGG ATTCTGGGTTGTGTGCGCTGACATGGCTGCCCAGTACACTGTGCCAGACTCTGCCAACCCTGGAAAGATGTTCATGAACTACCAGGGCCTGGCCAGCTATCTGTCCAGCGGAG GTGACAACTACTGGGTGATTGACACCGACTATGACAACTATGCCATCACATATGCCTGCCGTACCCTGAAGGACGATGGAAGCTGTGAGGATGGCTACTCCCTGATATTCTCCCGTAACCCCCGTGGCCTGCCACCAGCCATCCAGAGGAGCATTCGTGCCAAGCAGGAAGAGATCTGCATGGCCGGACAATTTGAGCCCGTGCTGCAGTCTG GAGCTTGCTGA